A stretch of Pseudomonadota bacterium DNA encodes these proteins:
- a CDS encoding GntR family transcriptional regulator, whose product MSSHPYDHQTLASARAGSPAARADAAYDYIKTRLLEGDYDAGHKLSVVELTRELACSRVPVMEAVKRLAGAGFVHIVPQVGCRVVTPRPNEVRDFFALFAAAEGTVTAFAAARRSGAEVEEFEQLCAYIDEVTAKAGKPGDRDPTYRRLNLLFHSFIHRLARSPVTTTIAATMWDRSDFYIKLAFGSLYFSRPVRAAHQAIRAALIAGDAQAARAAVAAHLNAVGDGVATAMEKLAEG is encoded by the coding sequence ATGAGCAGCCATCCCTACGATCATCAGACCCTCGCCTCGGCGCGCGCCGGCAGCCCGGCCGCGCGCGCCGACGCCGCCTACGACTACATCAAGACGCGCCTCCTGGAAGGGGATTACGACGCCGGGCACAAGCTCTCGGTGGTCGAGCTGACGCGCGAGCTGGCGTGCAGCCGCGTGCCGGTGATGGAAGCCGTCAAGCGCCTGGCCGGCGCCGGCTTCGTACACATCGTGCCGCAGGTCGGCTGTCGGGTGGTGACGCCACGGCCGAATGAAGTGCGCGATTTCTTCGCCTTGTTCGCCGCCGCCGAGGGCACCGTCACCGCATTTGCGGCGGCGCGACGCAGCGGCGCCGAAGTCGAAGAATTCGAACAGCTGTGCGCCTACATCGACGAGGTGACGGCCAAGGCCGGCAAGCCCGGCGATCGCGATCCGACCTATCGGCGCCTCAACCTGCTGTTCCATTCCTTCATCCATCGCCTCGCCCGCTCGCCGGTGACCACCACCATCGCCGCCACCATGTGGGACCGCAGCGACTTCTACATCAAGCTCGCGTTCGGCTCGCTGTACTTCTCACGCCCGGTGCGTGCCGCCCATCAAGCAATACGCGCGGCGCTCATCGCGGGCGATGCACAAGCGGCCCGCGCGGCGGTGGCCGCGCACCTCAACGCGGTGGGCGACGGCGTGGCGACGGCGATGGAGAAACTGGCCGAGGGTTGA
- a CDS encoding DsbA family oxidoreductase has product MPTHMKIDFVSDVSCPWCIIGLRALEQAIERIGPELEVELEFQPFELNPQMPPEGQDLDEHIMQKYGMGPADTARNREAIRARGAELGFEFRMDKRDRIYNTFDAHRLLAWAFGEGKQHELKHALFDAYFTQGLSPGDHAVLLAVAESVGLDALRAAAVLASDEYADEVRGREGFYHQHGIHAVPAIILNERHLLQGGQPTEVFEQALREIAAKDSA; this is encoded by the coding sequence ATGCCCACGCACATGAAAATCGACTTCGTCTCCGATGTCTCCTGCCCGTGGTGCATCATCGGCCTGCGCGCGCTCGAACAGGCCATCGAGCGCATCGGGCCCGAACTCGAAGTGGAACTCGAATTCCAGCCCTTCGAGCTCAATCCGCAGATGCCGCCGGAAGGCCAGGATCTCGATGAGCACATCATGCAGAAGTACGGCATGGGACCGGCCGACACCGCGCGCAACCGCGAGGCTATTCGCGCGCGCGGCGCCGAGCTCGGCTTCGAATTCCGCATGGACAAGCGCGACCGTATCTACAACACCTTCGACGCCCACCGGCTGCTGGCGTGGGCGTTCGGCGAAGGCAAACAGCATGAATTGAAACACGCGCTGTTCGACGCCTACTTCACCCAGGGCTTGAGCCCCGGCGATCACGCCGTGCTGCTGGCCGTCGCCGAGTCCGTCGGTCTCGACGCCCTGCGCGCCGCGGCGGTGCTGGCCAGCGACGAGTACGCCGACGAAGTGCGCGGCCGTGAAGGCTTCTATCACCAGCATGGCATCCACGCGGTGCCTGCCATCATCCTCAACGAGCGTCACCTCCTGCAGGGCGGTCAACCGACCGAAGTGTTCGAGCAGGCTTTGCGCGAGATAGCGGCGAAGGACTCCGCCTAG
- a CDS encoding VPLPA-CTERM sorting domain-containing protein, which yields MRTSTAPARTPILTRLVALSALLLSCAQSNAAFVEAAGQFSWGTLEVSLLGSPTLDYEISNAFGTAHADSTGLPSQTRTLSDWTTFGGAANGGASTTLNNAVIFVIAKALTEPGARPLTTDVAQGSRAADFTITGSGSGTIVISMVADLEIEIADAKAGDFGLSAAGAATMRLSKYRPGSEQFASGDNTYALSLFQAGFSANQNAHERAVVALGVQAGDVLHFSATVSAEITSGSLGPVSGGGAVVPLPASLWLLSAAMATLGMVRKRAV from the coding sequence ATGCGCACCAGCACTGCACCCGCCCGCACGCCGATATTGACCAGGCTCGTCGCTTTGAGCGCCCTACTGTTGAGCTGCGCCCAGAGTAACGCCGCGTTCGTGGAAGCTGCCGGGCAGTTTTCCTGGGGAACCTTGGAGGTCTCGCTGTTGGGCTCGCCGACGCTCGACTATGAGATCAGCAATGCATTCGGCACCGCCCATGCAGATTCGACGGGCTTGCCCTCGCAGACCCGCACGCTCAGCGACTGGACGACATTTGGCGGGGCCGCCAACGGTGGCGCGTCCACGACCCTCAACAACGCCGTCATCTTCGTTATCGCCAAAGCGCTGACCGAGCCTGGTGCGCGGCCGCTCACGACGGATGTGGCGCAAGGCTCGCGCGCAGCGGACTTCACCATCACCGGCAGCGGCTCCGGCACGATAGTGATCTCCATGGTGGCGGATCTGGAAATCGAGATAGCGGATGCCAAGGCCGGCGATTTCGGATTGAGCGCTGCCGGTGCCGCGACCATGCGCTTGAGCAAATATCGACCGGGCAGTGAGCAATTTGCCAGCGGCGACAACACCTATGCGCTGTCGCTCTTCCAAGCCGGCTTCAGCGCCAATCAAAATGCCCACGAACGCGCGGTGGTGGCGCTGGGTGTGCAGGCCGGCGATGTGCTGCATTTTTCGGCCACGGTGTCCGCAGAGATCACGTCCGGCAGCCTGGGGCCGGTCTCGGGAGGTGGCGCCGTCGTGCCCTTGCCGGCCAGCCTCTGGCTGCTGTCGGCGGCGATGGCAACCTTGGGCATGGTGCGTAAACGCGCGGTCTGA